A genome region from Myroides fluvii includes the following:
- a CDS encoding CHAP domain-containing protein, translating to MKEVDCSEFVCIYLYLLGLTKDVAWLTTGDIVSEGAFLKNGSYKKLLNEGCSIEHVDGKDGVFDPNFEPQPGDIFVWRKDGGDGHTGIVYDYDSTTEMVTILEALTNSADMDTHVNNKFPHLSEKERKEIKTLGLDDNHTRVSYYQLKGGALQAHAGWKGYFRPKGYSKKLK from the coding sequence ATCAAAGAAGTTGATTGCTCGGAGTTTGTGTGTATCTACCTGTACTTATTGGGACTAACGAAAGATGTCGCTTGGTTAACTACTGGAGATATAGTTTCTGAAGGAGCTTTCCTGAAAAATGGCAGTTACAAAAAATTACTCAACGAGGGATGTAGTATAGAACATGTCGATGGTAAAGATGGTGTTTTTGACCCCAATTTTGAACCACAGCCAGGGGATATATTTGTGTGGAGGAAAGATGGAGGAGATGGTCACACAGGAATTGTCTATGATTATGATTCCACTACTGAAATGGTGACTATACTAGAAGCTTTAACAAATAGTGCAGATATGGATACTCATGTAAACAATAAGTTTCCTCATTTAAGTGAGAAAGAAAGAAAGGAAATAAAAACGTTGGGATTAGATGATAATCATACTCGAGTATCGTATTATCAATTGAAAGGAGGCGCGTTACAAGCACATGCTGGTTGGAAAGGGTATTTTCGACCAAAAGGATATAGTAAAAAATTAAAATAG